The Flammeovirga yaeyamensis genome segment ATGTTAGGGGTCAAGTAGATGAAGAAATATATACGTTTACTGTAGATTACGGTAAGTTTGCGATGTAGTAGAAAATTATTTCTACATAAAAAAAACCTAGGAAGGCTTCTTTCTAGGTTTTTTTTATACGATTCTATAACTTAATAAGCAGAAATAGGAACCAATTATTTTACTTTCATATAAATAGAAATGATTATGAATATAAATGAAATAATCCCTTAAGAATATTCAACGAAACAATTAACGTTAATCCCAAATTATATTATTATTAAAGATTGAATTTGATGATATATTTTTCATCAAAAATGACAACCTTTTCTTTTTCTATTTCGTTTTGATTTTCACTTTGGGACTATACTAAAAATGACTAGTACTCAATACTATTAACTTGAATAATAATTTTCATTGAACTCAAGTTATTACAAAATAAAACTCTTAGATATCACCCTTATTAATTTTAAAATATGATAAATAAAATCGTTGTTGGGAGCGAGGAGTGGTGTGCATTACCACAATTAGGAATCCCTACCATTAAAGCAAGAGTAGACTCTGGAGCAAAAACATCTGCTTTACATGCGGTAAACATTACTCCTTTTACTAAAGAAAACGAACAATGGGTCCGTTTTGAAGTGCACCCACTTCAAGCGAATGGAAAAACTACAGTTTCCTGTGAAGCAAAGGTGGTAGATAGAAGAAATGTAAAAAGTTCAAGTGGAAAAAGTGAAAAAAGATATGTAGTCAAATCGGTAATTTCTATAGCAGAAACAACTTGGGAAATTGAAGTGACACTTACCAATAGGGATTCTATGGGATATAGAATGTTATTGGGTAGACAAGCCATGTCTGGGAAACTTTTAGTAGACCCAGAAATGTCTTTTAATTTAGGCGAAATATCACCAAACTTGATAGAACAATATTATAAGACCCATGAAAAACAATCAACAGGTTTAAAGATAGGCCTTCTGGCAAGTAATCCTGATTTATATAGTAATAGAAGAATCATCGAAGCTGGACAGCAGCACGGTCATGAGATGGAGTTTATAAACATCAAGGATTGTTATATCAAATTGGATGGTAAAAAGCCAGAGATGCATTACCGTGGTGGAAAATTATTGAATGATTTTGACGCAGTGATTCCTAGAATTCGTCCATCGATCACTTTCTATGGATGTGCTTTAACTAGACATTTTGCTGCTATGGGGGTGTATACTTTAAACACAGCTTCAGCAATTACTCAGTCAAGAGATAAATTACATTCTCTTCAGATGTTGATCAATGATGGATTACCTATTCCAACAACAGGTTTTGCCAATTCTCCATTAGATACAGAAGATCTAATTGATATGGTGGGTGGAGCTCCTCTTATTGTGAAGCTTCTTGAGGGAACTCAAGGTAAAGGAGTTGTGCTTGCAGAAACGAAGAAAGCCGCAGAGAGTTTGATCAATGCCTTTAAGAGTTTAAAAGCGAATATTCTGGTGCAACAGTTCATCAAAGAATCGAATGGTAAGGATATTCGAATTTTTGTGGTGGATGGTAAAGTAGTCGAAAGTATGATGAGAACAGCTGCTCCAGGAGAATTCAGAGCGAATATTCATATGGGAGGTAGTGCTGCTAGAATAAAGATTACTGCCGAAGAAAAAAGGATCGCTATTCAAGCTGCAAAAACTTTAGGATTAAAAGTGGCAGGAGTGGATATTATTCGTGGCAGTAACGGTCCATTACTCTTGGAAGTCAATTCTTCTCCAGGTTTGGAAGGCATAGAAGGTGTTTCTGAAAAAGATATTGCAGGAGCAATGATCGAAGCCGTTGAAAAAGGTGTGAAGAAACAAAAGAATAAATAAAAAATGCTCCGAGCGGTGAAGTTCGGAGCATTTCTTTTATAAGAAGTTTAACTTCGACAAGAAGTTATTTTTATAACTATTTCCTATTGGAATCTCTTTCTGAGGCATCACAATTTGCATGTCCTCAATAGTGTCTACTTTCTCTAAATTGACAATATATGATCGATGTACTCTGATGAAGTTGTCCGGGAATTTCTTTTCCAAAGCCTTCATAGTTGAGTGCACAATATATTTTTTGTCAGAAGTATTAATCAACATATAATCTGATAATGCCTCCACAAAATAGATGTCGCACAAAGAAAGTTTGATGATTTTATTATCTGCTTTCACAAACAGGGTATCATCAGAACTTGTTTCCACCAATTTTTGATCGCCGTTTTCTATAGAATGCTTGGCTTTTTCAACCGCTTTAAGAAAACGAGGGTAAGTAATCGGCTTTATCAAGTAGTCGGTAAGATTGAATTCGAAAGCTTCTGCTCCAAAATCTCGTCTACCCGTAATTAATATCACCTGAGGTAACTTCTCTAAAGATTGTACCAATTCGATACCCGTCATTTGAGGCATCTCAATATCCAGGAAAATGATATCAATAGCAGTAGTATGAAGTGCTTCATAGGCAGAGACGGCATTGTCGAACTCTCCGGCAAGTTCTAACCCTTCGGAGCGTTTTACAAAGTCACGCACTACCATGCGAGATACCTCTTCATCATCGACTATAAGACACTTTAAACTGCTCATATTACAGATCTAGAGTTTTTAACTTCTGAATATATTTACCTAATATATCAAATTCTAAATTGATTTTTGTTCCTTTTTTGATTTTATGGAAGTTAGTATTCTCATAAGTATAAGGAATAATGGCAACGCTGAATTGTCCTTTAGCATCATCAACGACAGTTAAACTAGCACCATTTACACAAATAGAACCTTTTTCTACGGTGAAGTTCTTCGTAGAAGGGTCGTATTCAAAAGTAAATCTCCAGCTTCCTTGCTCGTCTTGAACATTGATACACTCGCCAATCTGATCGACGTGACCTTGGACAATATGACCATCAAAACGACCGTGAGAAGGCATACTTCTCTCTAAGTTGACAACATCGCCTACTTGCCAATCGCCTAAATTTGTTTTCTGAAGAGTTTCATGAATCGCTACTACTTGATGTTTTTGACCATCAATGTGCGTTACGGTAAGACAAACCCCATTGTGAGCTAAACTCTGATCAATTTTTAACTCATGAGAAATCGGTGATTCCACAGTAAAAATTGTATTCTCTTGGTCTTTTGTTATATCGGTAATCTTGCCTAAAGCTTCAATTATTCCTGTAAACATTTTAATTATTAAGGGTTTTGTGATTATTAAAATACAATTTAGTCAAAAATCGTCATAGATATTTTACTTTTAGGGATTATTCATCACTAATATTCTAGAACAGGATAATTTGATGATAAAATTTGATACTACCCTCTCATAAGTTCCTTTTCTCATCTTGATATGGAACTAAACCAAGGTTAAAAAATGACAGTTACTAACAGCGATCAAAGATATGAGATTGTAAAAAGCTTAATCGAACAGGAAGACTGGGAGGCTTTAAGCGAAGTGATTGAAAAATTACCTACTGTTGAAATCGTTGAAATCTTAGAAAAG includes the following:
- the rimK gene encoding 30S ribosomal protein S6--L-glutamate ligase, which gives rise to MINKIVVGSEEWCALPQLGIPTIKARVDSGAKTSALHAVNITPFTKENEQWVRFEVHPLQANGKTTVSCEAKVVDRRNVKSSSGKSEKRYVVKSVISIAETTWEIEVTLTNRDSMGYRMLLGRQAMSGKLLVDPEMSFNLGEISPNLIEQYYKTHEKQSTGLKIGLLASNPDLYSNRRIIEAGQQHGHEMEFINIKDCYIKLDGKKPEMHYRGGKLLNDFDAVIPRIRPSITFYGCALTRHFAAMGVYTLNTASAITQSRDKLHSLQMLINDGLPIPTTGFANSPLDTEDLIDMVGGAPLIVKLLEGTQGKGVVLAETKKAAESLINAFKSLKANILVQQFIKESNGKDIRIFVVDGKVVESMMRTAAPGEFRANIHMGGSAARIKITAEEKRIAIQAAKTLGLKVAGVDIIRGSNGPLLLEVNSSPGLEGIEGVSEKDIAGAMIEAVEKGVKKQKNK
- a CDS encoding LytR/AlgR family response regulator transcription factor translates to MSSLKCLIVDDEEVSRMVVRDFVKRSEGLELAGEFDNAVSAYEALHTTAIDIIFLDIEMPQMTGIELVQSLEKLPQVILITGRRDFGAEAFEFNLTDYLIKPITYPRFLKAVEKAKHSIENGDQKLVETSSDDTLFVKADNKIIKLSLCDIYFVEALSDYMLINTSDKKYIVHSTMKALEKKFPDNFIRVHRSYIVNLEKVDTIEDMQIVMPQKEIPIGNSYKNNFLSKLNFL
- a CDS encoding riboflavin synthase; protein product: MFTGIIEALGKITDITKDQENTIFTVESPISHELKIDQSLAHNGVCLTVTHIDGQKHQVVAIHETLQKTNLGDWQVGDVVNLERSMPSHGRFDGHIVQGHVDQIGECINVQDEQGSWRFTFEYDPSTKNFTVEKGSICVNGASLTVVDDAKGQFSVAIIPYTYENTNFHKIKKGTKINLEFDILGKYIQKLKTLDL